In one Mucilaginibacter ginsenosidivorax genomic region, the following are encoded:
- a CDS encoding FAD-dependent oxidoreductase has protein sequence MRNFKVIILLIIVTHFCAILPARAQSTKAIETDVCIYGGTCAGVIAAYTAKKMGKTVVLVEPGNHLGGMTSGGLGYTDIGNKYVVTGLARDFYRKIGQHYGKFEQWIFEPKVAEAIFNQYVKTAGFTVLMQNRLIKVTKHGNLVTGMVVENSLKPTAVTNITIKAKEFIDCTYEGDLMARSGVSYTVGREANSQYHETINGVEVMDGHQFPDGIDPYKIPGDPKSGLLWGISGDGLQTKGSGDKKVQAYNFRITLTNVPENRIDIAKPKNYDPQKYELLLRLKEKDPWKSINDVLIISKMPNGKTDINNKGGFSTDMIGMNWEYPEADYQKRLKIQQAHETYTKGFLYFLGNDPRIPANIRNEMKQWGYPKDEYTDNGNWTPQLYIREARRMIGQLVMTQQYCQGKEVANDGIGMAAYTMDSHNCDRQVVDGMAKNEGNVEVGGFGPYPVSYRAIVPKPAEATNILVPVCLSASHIAYGSIRMEPVFMVLGQSAAVAACQAIDRKIAVQMVDVTAVQKLLKNNPLADGRTPEVLVDNDDTAHVQITGDWKIAQSGGYGPTYFIDTAKAGPVNSVKFRPDIVKNGSYNVYAYFPKAKNASAKTHITIFDGTNATEKIIDQGAIQVEGQTSGEWVALGLYSLSKSKQAYVQISNKNADGVTVADAVLFVPAR, from the coding sequence ATGAGGAATTTTAAAGTAATAATCCTGCTAATCATAGTAACTCATTTTTGTGCGATACTGCCCGCCCGCGCACAAAGCACCAAAGCGATTGAAACCGACGTGTGCATATATGGCGGCACCTGTGCCGGTGTAATAGCGGCGTACACAGCAAAAAAAATGGGTAAAACAGTGGTATTGGTTGAGCCGGGGAATCATTTGGGCGGCATGACATCGGGCGGCTTAGGCTATACCGATATCGGCAATAAATATGTGGTGACCGGCCTGGCCAGGGATTTTTACAGGAAGATTGGGCAGCATTACGGAAAATTTGAGCAATGGATATTTGAGCCAAAGGTGGCCGAGGCTATTTTTAACCAATATGTGAAAACAGCCGGATTTACCGTTTTAATGCAAAACCGTCTTATCAAAGTAACTAAGCACGGCAACCTGGTAACCGGAATGGTAGTTGAAAATTCATTGAAACCTACCGCAGTAACCAATATAACGATTAAAGCAAAGGAGTTTATTGACTGCACCTACGAAGGTGATTTGATGGCCCGCTCGGGCGTTTCTTACACGGTTGGGCGCGAGGCAAACAGCCAGTACCATGAAACCATAAACGGTGTTGAAGTAATGGACGGGCACCAGTTTCCCGACGGCATCGACCCATATAAAATACCCGGCGACCCGAAAAGCGGTTTATTATGGGGAATATCCGGCGACGGCTTACAAACGAAAGGCTCGGGCGATAAAAAAGTACAGGCTTATAACTTTCGTATTACCTTAACCAATGTACCTGAAAATCGGATAGATATTGCAAAGCCGAAAAATTATGATCCTCAAAAATATGAATTGCTGCTTCGCTTAAAGGAAAAAGACCCTTGGAAATCAATTAACGATGTGCTTATCATAAGCAAAATGCCGAATGGAAAAACTGATATTAATAATAAAGGTGGTTTTTCTACTGATATGATAGGCATGAACTGGGAATACCCCGAGGCTGATTATCAAAAACGGTTAAAAATCCAGCAAGCGCATGAAACCTATACAAAAGGCTTTTTATATTTCCTTGGTAACGATCCGCGGATACCGGCTAACATACGTAATGAAATGAAACAATGGGGCTACCCAAAAGACGAATATACAGATAATGGAAACTGGACTCCCCAGCTTTATATCAGGGAGGCCCGCAGGATGATAGGCCAACTGGTAATGACCCAGCAATACTGCCAGGGAAAAGAGGTTGCCAATGATGGTATCGGCATGGCCGCTTATACCATGGACTCGCACAATTGCGACAGGCAGGTGGTTGATGGGATGGCTAAAAATGAAGGCAATGTTGAAGTGGGCGGTTTTGGCCCCTACCCGGTATCGTACCGGGCCATTGTTCCGAAACCGGCAGAGGCTACAAATATTTTAGTGCCGGTTTGCCTTTCGGCGTCGCACATTGCTTACGGTTCCATTCGCATGGAACCGGTATTTATGGTGTTGGGCCAGTCGGCTGCCGTTGCCGCATGCCAGGCTATCGACAGAAAAATAGCTGTGCAAATGGTAGACGTTACAGCGGTGCAGAAGCTATTGAAAAACAATCCACTGGCAGACGGCAGGACACCAGAGGTATTGGTTGATAATGATGATACCGCTCACGTTCAGATTACCGGGGATTGGAAGATTGCACAATCGGGCGGTTATGGCCCAACTTATTTTATTGATACGGCCAAAGCAGGCCCCGTTAATTCAGTTAAGTTCAGGCCGGATATTGTTAAAAATGGCAGCTATAATGTGTACGCTTATTTCCCAAAAGCCAAAAATGCTTCAGCAAAAACACACATTACCATTTTTGACGGAACAAACGCAACCGAAAAGATAATTGACCAGGGGGCTATCCAGGTTGAAGGACAAACGTCGGGCGAATGGGTTGCTTTGGGATTATACAGTTTATCAAAAAGCAAGCAGGCTTACGTACAAATCTCCAACAAAAATGCCGACGGGGTAACCGTTGCAGATGCTGTACTTTTTGTGCCTGCAAGGTAG
- the rhaM gene encoding L-rhamnose mutarotase — MDRVAFKMKLFPGFEQEYKKRHDEIWPELSALLKDTGISDYAIFLDEDTNNLIGVLKVADKTMLDTLPANAIMQKWWAYMGDIMESNPDNSPVSTPLREVFYLP, encoded by the coding sequence ATGGATCGCGTAGCATTTAAAATGAAGCTTTTTCCCGGCTTTGAGCAGGAGTACAAAAAACGCCATGATGAAATATGGCCCGAATTATCGGCGCTGCTAAAAGATACAGGGATAAGCGATTACGCCATCTTCCTGGATGAGGACACTAATAATCTGATAGGCGTTTTGAAAGTAGCCGATAAGACCATGCTCGATACACTGCCCGCAAATGCCATTATGCAAAAATGGTGGGCCTATATGGGCGATATTATGGAAAGTAATCCCGATAACTCGCCGGTAAGTACCCCGCTAAGAGAGGTTTTTTACCTGCCATAA
- a CDS encoding CHC2 zinc finger domain-containing protein, which produces MSESISTPVQPNLVQIVSRYILLEVSRKALKGKCPFHKDQATSLMVYEEKNMFQCFGCGKGGGPIEFVMAIENKSREDAIGLIAQGK; this is translated from the coding sequence ATGTCAGAATCTATCTCTACCCCTGTCCAACCCAACCTCGTACAAATCGTTTCCAGATATATCCTGCTCGAAGTAAGCCGGAAAGCGCTTAAAGGCAAGTGCCCCTTCCATAAAGACCAGGCTACCTCATTAATGGTTTACGAAGAAAAAAATATGTTCCAATGTTTTGGCTGCGGCAAAGGCGGCGGCCCGATAGAATTTGTAATGGCCATTGAAAATAAGTCCCGCGAAGACGCCATCGGGCTCATCGCGCAGGGAAAATAA
- a CDS encoding GNAT family N-acetyltransferase: MTIQDFDIQVATAQHVDYATMICDEMAESAKARGTGIAQRSPEYVANKMLEGKAVIALHKDGTWAGFCYIETWSHGDFVANSGLIVNPNFRKVGLAKAIKHAIFQLSRKKYPEAKIFGLTTGLAVMKINSEIGYEPVTYSELTQDENFWAGCKSCVNYDILMSKGRKNCMCTAMLFDPAEKMKQDEEKMKRITHKATLLERIENAIKKRIGHLEN; encoded by the coding sequence ATGACCATACAAGATTTTGATATTCAGGTTGCTACAGCACAGCATGTAGATTATGCCACAATGATTTGCGACGAAATGGCCGAGTCGGCCAAAGCGCGCGGAACGGGTATTGCGCAACGCTCGCCAGAATATGTTGCCAACAAAATGCTGGAAGGCAAAGCAGTTATCGCCTTGCATAAAGACGGTACCTGGGCTGGTTTCTGCTATATTGAAACCTGGAGCCACGGCGACTTCGTAGCTAACTCGGGCCTAATTGTTAACCCAAACTTTCGTAAAGTGGGTTTAGCAAAAGCCATAAAACATGCCATTTTCCAGCTTTCACGCAAAAAATACCCGGAAGCCAAAATATTCGGATTAACCACCGGGCTGGCGGTAATGAAAATAAACTCAGAAATTGGATACGAACCAGTGACCTACTCCGAGCTTACGCAGGACGAAAACTTTTGGGCCGGCTGCAAAAGCTGCGTTAATTACGACATCCTGATGAGCAAAGGCCGCAAAAACTGCATGTGCACCGCCATGCTTTTTGACCCTGCCGAAAAAATGAAACAGGACGAGGAAAAGATGAAACGCATTACGCACAAAGCCACATTATTGGAGCGTATTGAAAATGCGATTAAGAAACGCATTGGCCACCTTGAAAACTAA
- the argG gene encoding argininosuccinate synthase: protein MKKKVVLAYSGGLDTSFCCIYLTQDLGYEVHSVIVNTGGFSDEELKGVEERAYKMGVTSHHVVDETKNFYDTCVRFLIYGNVLKNNTYPLSVSAERVSQATAIANYAKEIGAEFVAHGSTGAGNDQVRFDMIFNILVPEVKIITPIRDLKLSREEEIQYLKDHGVEMNFEKAKYSINKGIWGTSVGGKETLTSNLGLPEEAWPTQVTESEVKDLVLEFEKGELVGINGEKYDHPTKAIQALQAIAQPYGIGRDIHVGDTIIGIKGRVGFEAAAPMLIIKAHHTLEKHVLTKWQLSWKDQLSAFYGNWLHEGQFHDPIMRNMEAFLSDTQANVSGKVFLQLHPYRFQVVGIESDHDLMSNKFGSYGEMNNSWSGEDVKGFSKIFGNQVMIYHKVNAPQPPEGGAQIAQD from the coding sequence ATGAAAAAGAAAGTAGTATTAGCATACAGCGGCGGATTAGACACCTCATTTTGCTGTATATATTTAACACAGGATCTGGGTTATGAAGTTCATTCGGTAATTGTAAACACCGGCGGCTTTAGCGACGAAGAACTAAAAGGGGTGGAAGAACGCGCTTATAAAATGGGCGTTACATCGCACCATGTGGTTGATGAAACCAAAAACTTTTATGATACCTGTGTTCGCTTTTTGATTTATGGTAATGTATTGAAAAACAATACTTACCCGCTTTCGGTAAGTGCCGAGCGTGTGAGCCAGGCTACAGCTATAGCCAACTACGCCAAAGAAATTGGCGCCGAGTTTGTTGCCCACGGCAGCACAGGCGCCGGTAACGACCAGGTACGTTTCGATATGATCTTTAACATCCTGGTTCCCGAAGTAAAGATCATCACCCCTATCCGCGATTTGAAATTGAGCCGTGAAGAGGAAATCCAATACCTGAAAGATCATGGAGTGGAGATGAACTTCGAGAAAGCTAAATACTCCATTAACAAAGGTATCTGGGGAACATCTGTTGGTGGTAAAGAAACCCTTACGTCGAACTTAGGGTTGCCCGAAGAAGCCTGGCCTACCCAGGTAACCGAATCTGAAGTAAAAGACCTTGTACTTGAATTTGAAAAAGGTGAATTAGTTGGTATTAACGGTGAAAAATATGATCACCCAACCAAAGCCATCCAGGCTTTGCAGGCTATAGCGCAGCCATATGGCATTGGCAGGGATATTCACGTTGGCGATACCATTATCGGCATTAAAGGCCGGGTAGGCTTTGAGGCTGCTGCGCCAATGTTAATTATAAAGGCTCACCATACTTTAGAAAAACACGTGCTAACTAAATGGCAGCTATCATGGAAAGATCAGCTTTCTGCATTCTACGGTAACTGGCTGCATGAAGGCCAGTTCCATGACCCAATTATGCGCAACATGGAGGCCTTTTTGAGCGATACCCAGGCAAACGTAAGCGGTAAAGTATTTCTTCAATTACATCCATACCGTTTCCAGGTTGTAGGTATCGAATCGGATCATGATTTGATGTCGAATAAATTTGGTAGCTACGGCGAGATGAACAACTCGTGGAGCGGCGAAGACGTTAAAGGTTTCTCGAAAATATTTGGCAACCAGGTAATGATCTATCACAAAGTAAATGCCCCCCAGCCCCCTGAAGGGGGAGCGCAAATTGCTCAAGACTAA
- a CDS encoding cupin domain-containing protein: MADKENINAIPTPPLGGRGAPFSKGECLKHYNWGDDCHGWTFIDTEALSVKQELMPPDTAEQLHYHEKATQLFFILKGRATFSIDGETTVLKPEQGIEILPGQKHFISNNDQSDLEFILYSYPSTNNDRINVAP; encoded by the coding sequence ATGGCAGATAAAGAAAATATTAACGCTATTCCTACTCCCCCTTTAGGGGGCAGGGGGGCACCCTTTTCAAAAGGAGAATGCCTGAAGCATTATAACTGGGGTGACGACTGCCACGGCTGGACTTTTATTGATACCGAGGCATTATCTGTAAAACAGGAGCTAATGCCGCCAGACACGGCCGAACAATTACATTACCATGAAAAGGCAACTCAATTGTTCTTTATTTTGAAAGGGCGGGCAACTTTTTCCATTGATGGAGAAACGACCGTTTTAAAGCCAGAGCAAGGCATCGAAATATTACCAGGGCAAAAACACTTCATCAGCAACAACGATCAAAGTGACCTGGAGTTTATTTTATATTCATATCCATCAACAAATAATGACAGGATCAATGTTGCCCCCTAA
- the argC gene encoding N-acetyl-gamma-glutamyl-phosphate reductase gives MTDNLKDITNSSTPPSGGRGAIRAGIIGGAGYTGGEILRILINHPNVDIAFVHSNSNAGNYIYEVHTDLFGDTDLKFAAELTTNVDVLFLCVGHGDAKKFLDANDIPDSVKIIDLSQDFRLTQNSKLKTKNFTYGLPELNREAIKTAENIANPGCFATCLQLGLLPLASKGLLNNEVHITATTGSTGAGQSLAATSHFTWRNDNLSVYKVFNHQHLNEIGQSLKQLQSGFDKAINFVPYRGDFTRGIIASIYTESDLSEDEALALYQNYYEGHPFTHVTNRNIDLKQIVNTNKCFIQVQKHGNKIFIVSIMDNLLKGASGQAVQNMNLMFGLDERAGLRLKATAF, from the coding sequence ATGACTGATAATTTAAAAGATATAACAAATAGTTCAACTCCCCCTTCAGGGGGGCGGGGGGCTATACGTGCAGGCATTATAGGCGGTGCGGGATATACCGGCGGCGAAATATTGCGGATACTCATTAACCACCCTAATGTTGATATTGCATTTGTACATAGTAACAGCAATGCGGGCAATTATATTTACGAGGTGCATACCGATCTGTTTGGGGATACTGACTTGAAATTCGCTGCCGAGCTTACAACCAATGTGGATGTACTTTTTCTTTGCGTAGGTCATGGTGATGCCAAAAAGTTTTTGGATGCAAATGATATTCCCGATAGCGTTAAAATTATTGACCTGAGCCAGGATTTTCGCTTAACTCAAAACTCGAAACTTAAAACCAAAAACTTTACATACGGTTTGCCAGAGTTGAATCGTGAGGCTATTAAAACAGCAGAAAACATAGCCAACCCGGGCTGTTTTGCTACTTGTTTACAATTGGGATTGTTGCCCCTGGCATCAAAAGGGTTGCTAAATAACGAAGTACATATCACAGCGACTACCGGTTCAACAGGTGCAGGCCAAAGCCTGGCAGCCACCTCGCACTTTACATGGCGTAATGATAACTTATCTGTTTACAAGGTATTTAATCACCAGCATTTGAATGAGATAGGGCAATCTTTAAAGCAGCTACAGTCTGGTTTCGATAAAGCCATCAACTTTGTGCCTTACCGTGGTGACTTTACACGTGGTATCATCGCATCGATATACACAGAAAGTGATTTAAGCGAAGATGAAGCTTTAGCGCTATATCAAAACTATTACGAGGGACATCCATTTACCCACGTTACCAACAGGAACATCGATTTAAAGCAAATTGTAAATACCAACAAATGCTTTATTCAAGTACAAAAACATGGCAATAAAATATTCATTGTCAGCATTATGGATAATTTACTTAAAGGCGCATCGGGCCAGGCAGTACAAAACATGAACTTAATGTTCGGACTGGATGAGCGCGCAGGACTACGACTTAAGGCGACTGCTTTTTAA
- a CDS encoding aspartate aminotransferase family protein, translated as MKLFDVYPINPINIVRGQGSLVYDAQDNEYLDMYGGHAVISIGHTHPHYVKRLEDQLHKLGFYSNSIEIPIQKELATKLGKVSGKEDYQLFLCNSGAEANENALKLASFYNGKKKVIAFTKAFHGRTSLAVAVTDNPKIVAPVNETDNVIFLPWADETALAQAFAENEISSVIIEGIQGVGGIQVAPEGFLQKIRSLCDEYNAVFIADSVQCGYGRTGKFFSQDFAGVDADIYSMAKGMGNGFPVGGIIISPKIQPAYGMLGTTFGGNHLACAAGLAVLEVMEQDNLMQNAATVGEYLIKELKKLEQVKEVRGRGLMIGIELPEELAHARKELLFKHHIFTGEAKPNVVRLLPALNLTRAHADRFLEAFVDVLNQ; from the coding sequence ATGAAATTATTCGACGTATATCCAATCAATCCTATAAATATAGTAAGAGGCCAGGGTAGCCTTGTGTACGATGCCCAGGACAATGAATATCTTGATATGTACGGCGGTCACGCTGTAATATCTATCGGCCATACGCATCCCCACTATGTAAAACGATTAGAAGATCAACTGCACAAACTGGGTTTTTACTCCAACTCTATCGAAATCCCTATCCAAAAAGAGCTGGCCACCAAATTAGGTAAGGTATCGGGTAAAGAAGACTATCAACTTTTCTTGTGTAACTCGGGTGCCGAAGCAAACGAGAATGCTTTGAAACTGGCATCATTTTATAATGGTAAAAAGAAAGTCATCGCATTTACCAAAGCATTTCATGGCCGTACATCATTAGCAGTCGCGGTTACTGATAACCCAAAAATCGTTGCTCCTGTCAACGAAACCGATAATGTGATATTTTTGCCATGGGCAGATGAAACTGCTTTAGCTCAGGCTTTTGCCGAAAACGAAATATCCTCTGTAATTATCGAAGGCATCCAGGGCGTTGGCGGTATCCAGGTTGCTCCTGAGGGATTTCTGCAAAAAATCAGGTCGCTCTGCGATGAATACAATGCCGTTTTTATAGCCGACTCGGTACAATGCGGTTACGGGCGTACCGGCAAATTCTTCTCGCAGGATTTTGCAGGAGTTGATGCCGATATATATAGCATGGCCAAAGGAATGGGGAATGGTTTCCCGGTTGGCGGTATCATTATTTCGCCAAAAATACAGCCTGCGTATGGCATGCTGGGCACCACGTTTGGTGGCAACCACTTGGCTTGTGCCGCCGGATTAGCCGTGCTGGAAGTAATGGAACAGGACAACCTAATGCAAAATGCTGCCACCGTTGGCGAGTACCTTATAAAGGAACTTAAAAAACTGGAGCAGGTTAAAGAAGTAAGAGGACGTGGCTTGATGATCGGGATTGAATTGCCCGAAGAATTGGCCCACGCGCGTAAAGAACTTTTATTTAAACACCATATTTTTACAGGCGAAGCGAAACCTAACGTAGTAAGGTTATTGCCTGCGTTAAACCTAACCAGGGCTCATGCCGATAGGTTCCTGGAAGCTTTTGTAGATGTTTTAAATCAATAG
- a CDS encoding N-acetylornithine carbamoyltransferase, with protein MKLFSSVNDVTDIDALVKEALALKQNPYANQELGKNKTLALVFLNPSLRTRMSTQKAALNLGMNVMVLNIDKEGWALELRDGVVMDGTTVEHIREAAGVMGQYADIIGVRSFPGLRNREEDYSEMIFNKFVEFCKVPVVSLESATRHPLQSLADLVTITELKTTARPKVVLTWAPHIKPLPQAVPNSFSEWMCKADVDFTIVQPKGYELCADFTQGATISYNQDEALVDADFIYVKNWSAYEPYGNILGKNEEWMLTNEKLKLTNNAKVMHCLPVRRNLELSDEILDGPNSIVVHEAGNRVWAAQAVLKQMLESL; from the coding sequence ATGAAACTATTTTCTTCTGTAAACGACGTTACTGATATTGATGCCCTTGTAAAAGAAGCGTTGGCGCTTAAGCAAAACCCTTATGCCAACCAGGAATTGGGCAAAAATAAAACCCTTGCATTGGTGTTTTTAAACCCAAGCCTGCGTACACGCATGAGCACGCAAAAAGCGGCCCTTAACCTGGGCATGAATGTAATGGTGCTTAATATCGATAAAGAAGGCTGGGCATTGGAGCTTCGCGACGGGGTTGTAATGGACGGCACAACCGTCGAGCATATACGTGAAGCGGCGGGTGTTATGGGCCAGTATGCTGATATTATAGGTGTGCGTTCATTCCCCGGCCTGCGTAACCGCGAAGAAGATTATAGCGAAATGATATTTAACAAGTTTGTAGAGTTTTGCAAAGTACCGGTAGTTAGCCTGGAATCGGCTACCCGCCATCCTTTGCAAAGCCTTGCGGATTTGGTTACTATAACAGAATTAAAAACTACTGCCCGCCCTAAAGTTGTATTAACCTGGGCGCCGCATATCAAACCGCTGCCGCAAGCCGTGCCAAATTCATTTTCTGAGTGGATGTGCAAGGCAGATGTTGATTTTACCATCGTACAGCCTAAAGGATATGAGCTTTGTGCCGATTTTACCCAAGGTGCAACCATCAGTTATAACCAGGATGAGGCCTTAGTTGATGCCGATTTTATCTATGTAAAAAACTGGTCGGCCTATGAGCCGTATGGTAATATACTCGGTAAAAATGAGGAATGGATGCTGACCAACGAAAAGTTGAAATTAACCAATAATGCTAAGGTGATGCATTGTTTACCTGTTCGCCGCAACTTAGAGCTGTCTGACGAGATTTTGGATGGGCCTAACAGCATTGTGGTGCATGAGGCGGGTAACCGCGTATGGGCTGCTCAGGCTGTGTTAAAGCAAATGCTGGAAAGCTTGTAG
- a CDS encoding FMN-binding negative transcriptional regulator — translation MYIPAFNKFPNQQEAINFMQRYSFATIVTADHDVPVATHLPFLIEQRDDKVALLSHFAKANPQALGIINKPVLVIFTEPHAYISPANYEKENNVPTWNYLAVHAYGKASLLAEENETVELLAKMINNYEPGYLQQWNNLPGDYKQKMIKGIVAFEIIVDDLQGKQKLSQNRSALERENIINTLSKSEDSVESEIANYMSKLK, via the coding sequence ATGTACATACCCGCTTTCAATAAATTTCCAAACCAGCAGGAAGCCATTAATTTTATGCAACGTTATAGCTTTGCCACTATAGTTACGGCTGATCATGATGTGCCGGTTGCTACGCATCTCCCCTTTTTGATTGAACAGCGCGATGATAAGGTAGCGCTGTTATCTCATTTTGCCAAAGCAAACCCACAGGCACTGGGCATCATTAATAAACCGGTATTGGTGATATTTACTGAACCGCATGCTTACATATCCCCGGCCAATTACGAAAAGGAAAACAACGTACCCACCTGGAATTATTTAGCTGTACACGCCTATGGAAAAGCAAGTTTATTAGCCGAGGAAAATGAAACAGTCGAATTGTTAGCCAAAATGATAAACAATTATGAGCCTGGTTATTTGCAACAATGGAATAACCTGCCCGGCGATTACAAGCAAAAAATGATAAAAGGCATTGTGGCATTTGAAATTATTGTCGACGATTTGCAAGGCAAACAAAAGCTAAGTCAGAATAGATCAGCGCTCGAGCGTGAAAATATCATCAATACACTAAGCAAAAGTGAAGATTCGGTTGAAAGCGAGATAGCCAACTATATGTCGAAATTAAAATAG
- a CDS encoding cation:proton antiporter: MDLFVVIALLVIVSAFFSYLNARFIKLPGTIGIVLIATIVSIAILIVDKLNPATARYLTTLAKNIDFSKVVLNIMLGFLLFSSAFNLDGKKLKKEMRPVLILSTLGVILSTAIFGFLLYYLAPFFHIHMPLIYCLLFGALVSPTDPVAVSAIVKNSKLPAHLETIISGESLFNDGVGLVLFVILLEITNVGEKNIEASKVAILILKEVFLGIMAGAAFGYLAQRLMKSVKDFQTIVLISLALVMGLSVLATIFEFSIPLAVVTAGLFAGSHSINQDNKERSHESLEKFWQLVDEMLNTILFVMIGLQLINLPFVNNYWVTGSISIVFILIARWLSIMLPLTFLRRSLKVNYSNINVMTWAGLRGGISIALALTLPNTPYRHLILSGSYFIVIFSVIVQGLTLNAMINRASKYIE; encoded by the coding sequence ATGGATCTATTTGTTGTAATTGCTTTATTGGTTATTGTAAGTGCATTTTTTTCCTACTTAAATGCTCGCTTTATAAAACTTCCGGGTACCATCGGAATTGTTTTAATAGCCACCATAGTTTCTATTGCTATACTGATTGTTGATAAGCTGAATCCTGCAACGGCCAGGTACTTAACTACTCTTGCCAAGAATATCGATTTTTCGAAGGTAGTGCTCAATATTATGCTTGGTTTCCTGCTGTTTTCGAGCGCGTTTAACCTCGATGGAAAAAAGCTAAAAAAAGAAATGCGGCCTGTACTAATACTTAGCACATTAGGGGTAATATTATCTACTGCCATTTTCGGTTTTCTATTGTATTACCTGGCCCCCTTTTTTCATATCCACATGCCACTTATTTATTGTCTTTTGTTTGGGGCTTTAGTATCACCTACCGACCCGGTAGCGGTTTCGGCAATTGTTAAAAACTCAAAGTTGCCTGCGCACCTGGAGACTATTATCTCTGGCGAATCGCTGTTTAACGATGGGGTAGGCTTAGTATTATTTGTGATTTTACTTGAAATAACCAATGTAGGCGAAAAAAATATCGAAGCCTCGAAAGTCGCGATACTTATCTTAAAGGAAGTTTTCCTGGGTATAATGGCCGGGGCTGCTTTTGGGTACCTGGCACAACGCCTCATGAAGTCGGTAAAGGATTTTCAAACCATTGTGCTTATCTCTTTGGCTTTGGTAATGGGCTTATCAGTACTGGCTACCATTTTCGAATTTTCTATTCCATTAGCAGTGGTAACCGCAGGTTTGTTTGCCGGAAGCCATTCCATTAACCAGGATAATAAAGAGCGTTCGCATGAATCATTGGAAAAATTTTGGCAACTGGTTGATGAAATGCTGAACACTATTTTGTTTGTGATGATAGGCCTGCAACTTATTAATTTACCGTTTGTAAATAATTATTGGGTTACAGGGAGCATATCTATTGTATTTATATTGATTGCCCGCTGGTTAAGTATCATGTTGCCGCTTACCTTTTTAAGGCGGTCGTTAAAGGTTAATTACAGTAATATTAACGTAATGACCTGGGCCGGCTTAAGGGGAGGTATCTCCATCGCCTTAGCGTTAACTTTGCCAAATACACCCTACCGTCATCTGATCTTATCGGGAAGTTATTTTATAGTTATATTTTCAGTAATAGTTCAGGGATTGACACTTAATGCGATGATAAACAGGGCATCTAAGTACATCGAATAA